In a single window of the Amycolatopsis sp. cg5 genome:
- a CDS encoding cysteine dioxygenase family protein — translation MFAVPDNTLLVSENPALRHPVRVALEFAADRGRWGHLLRYDPDQRFHALISGDDREEVWLMSWLPGQRTDLHDHAFSSGAFTVVDGALTETVARRAPDGRAISESHALVTGQSRVFGPGYVHQVVNEGPDPAISIHVYRDGGRDMRPFHLDPRFGPVQL, via the coding sequence ATGTTCGCCGTACCCGACAACACCCTGCTCGTCTCCGAGAACCCCGCACTCCGCCACCCGGTCCGCGTCGCGCTCGAGTTCGCGGCCGACCGCGGCCGGTGGGGCCACCTGCTCCGCTACGACCCCGATCAGCGCTTCCACGCGCTCATCTCGGGCGACGACCGCGAAGAGGTCTGGCTCATGTCTTGGCTGCCGGGCCAGCGGACCGACCTCCACGACCACGCCTTCAGCTCGGGCGCGTTCACCGTGGTCGACGGCGCGCTGACGGAGACCGTCGCCCGCCGCGCCCCCGACGGCCGCGCGATCAGCGAGTCGCACGCGCTCGTGACCGGCCAGTCCCGCGTCTTCGGCCCCGGCTACGTCCACCAGGTCGTCAACGAGGGCCCTGACCCGGCGATCAGCATCCACGTCTACCGCGACGGCGGCCGTGACATGCGCCCGTTCCACCTGGACCCGCGCTTCGGCCCGGTCCAGCTCTAG
- a CDS encoding NAD(P)H-dependent glycerol-3-phosphate dehydrogenase, which produces MFAKDLQRITVLGAGSWGTAFAKVLGDAGRDVTIWARRESVAEEITGGHTNSSYLPDVTLPSRITATSDPAAALAGAQAVVLAVPSQSLRANLSTWKGLLSPESVLVSLAKGVELGTLKRMSQVIAEIAEVADEQIVVVTGPNLAREIAQGQPSAAVVACSDHERAVAVQRASFNSYFRPYTNTDVVGCELGGACKNVIALSCGMAAGLGLGTNTMATLITRGLAEMARLGTKLGADPLTFAGLAGVGDLVATCSSPLSRNRTFGERLGRGETLEQAQLAGGGQVAEGVKSCTSIRELAMSLGVDMPITDAMHRVCHEGVDPRKAGAELLGREQKHEWS; this is translated from the coding sequence ATGTTCGCCAAGGACTTGCAGCGGATCACCGTGCTCGGGGCGGGCTCGTGGGGCACGGCCTTCGCGAAGGTCCTCGGCGACGCGGGCCGCGACGTCACCATCTGGGCGCGCCGGGAGTCGGTGGCCGAGGAGATCACCGGCGGGCACACGAACAGCTCGTATCTGCCGGACGTGACGCTGCCGTCGCGCATCACGGCGACCTCGGATCCCGCCGCCGCGCTCGCCGGCGCGCAGGCCGTGGTGCTGGCCGTCCCGTCGCAGAGCCTGCGCGCCAACCTCTCGACGTGGAAGGGCCTGCTCTCGCCGGAATCGGTGCTGGTGAGCCTCGCCAAGGGCGTCGAACTCGGCACCCTGAAGCGGATGAGCCAGGTCATCGCGGAGATCGCGGAGGTCGCCGACGAGCAGATCGTGGTGGTCACCGGCCCGAACCTGGCCCGCGAGATCGCCCAGGGGCAGCCGTCGGCCGCGGTGGTCGCGTGCAGTGATCACGAACGCGCGGTCGCGGTACAGCGTGCCTCGTTCAACTCGTACTTCCGCCCGTACACCAACACCGACGTCGTCGGCTGCGAGCTGGGCGGCGCATGCAAGAACGTCATCGCGCTGAGCTGCGGGATGGCGGCCGGTCTCGGCCTCGGCACCAACACGATGGCCACGTTGATCACCCGCGGCCTCGCCGAGATGGCCCGCCTCGGCACGAAGCTCGGCGCGGACCCGCTCACCTTCGCCGGCCTCGCCGGCGTCGGCGACCTGGTGGCGACCTGCTCGTCCCCGCTGTCGCGCAACCGCACCTTCGGCGAGCGGCTCGGCCGCGGCGAAACCCTGGAGCAGGCCCAGCTCGCGGGCGGCGGCCAGGTCGCGGAAGGGGTGAAGTCGTGCACCTCGATCCGCGAGCTCGCGATGAGCCTCGGTGTCGACATGCCGATCACCGACGCCATGCACCGCGTCTGCCACGAGGGCGTCGACCCGCGCAAGGCGGGCGCCGAGCTGCTCGGCCGCGAGCAGAAGCACGAGTGGTCGTAG
- a CDS encoding lysophospholipid acyltransferase family protein produces the protein MNLRGGALARREKGGFWVGLAAALFYPATALVAKRVYLDAEKIPREGPALLVMNHVSHLDPVVDAVFVHRCKRVPRFLGKESLTRMPIFGKIFTGSGQIPVSRGSAAAGDSLKAAHQALRDGKLVVVYPEGTITKREDGWLDKPFTGAARMALENDIPVIPVARWGTNHVFNGYTKKFTPFPRKTITHLVGDPIDLSAYRGGRTRSATLLREVTGLIMDDITKLLAEVRQEQPPAKDED, from the coding sequence ATGAATCTACGAGGAGGAGCCTTGGCTCGGCGTGAGAAGGGCGGCTTCTGGGTGGGGCTGGCCGCCGCACTGTTCTATCCGGCGACCGCTTTGGTGGCGAAGCGGGTCTACCTCGACGCGGAGAAGATCCCGCGCGAGGGACCGGCGCTGCTGGTGATGAACCACGTCTCGCACCTGGACCCGGTCGTCGACGCCGTGTTCGTGCACCGGTGCAAGCGGGTGCCGCGCTTCCTGGGCAAGGAGAGCCTCACCCGGATGCCGATCTTCGGCAAGATCTTCACCGGCTCCGGGCAGATCCCCGTCTCGCGTGGCTCGGCCGCGGCCGGTGACAGCCTCAAGGCGGCCCACCAGGCACTGCGCGACGGCAAGCTGGTGGTCGTCTACCCGGAGGGCACGATCACCAAGCGCGAGGACGGCTGGCTCGACAAGCCGTTCACCGGCGCGGCCAGGATGGCGCTGGAGAACGACATCCCGGTGATCCCGGTCGCCAGGTGGGGCACCAACCACGTGTTCAACGGGTACACGAAGAAGTTCACCCCGTTCCCGCGCAAGACCATCACGCATCTGGTCGGCGACCCGATCGACCTGTCGGCCTATCGTGGTGGCCGCACCCGGAGCGCGACGCTGCTGCGCGAGGTCACCGGGCTGATCATGGACGACATCACCAAGCTGCTGGCCGAAGTACGCCAGGAGCAGCCGCCCGCGAAGGACGAGGACTGA
- the cofC gene encoding 2-phospho-L-lactate guanylyltransferase, with the protein MARTVDLVVPLKPPRDGKSRLRGALTSPGDDVHHAELVLALALDTLTAATAAPGIRRVLVVAADPEAIESVKTLSVEIVAERGAGGLNAAYQYGESVLRRDDPTVIVGALQADLPALRAVDLGAAIAEADGRRAFSPDRQGTGTTFLLSPPGLPLDPLFGVGSAGRHANSGARTLAAALSLRSDVDTADDLLEARRLGVGEHTKAILDRHCSLS; encoded by the coding sequence GTGGCACGCACGGTGGACCTGGTCGTCCCGTTGAAACCGCCCCGCGACGGCAAGTCGCGGCTGCGCGGCGCGCTGACGTCGCCGGGTGACGACGTCCATCACGCGGAACTGGTGCTGGCGCTGGCGCTCGACACACTCACGGCGGCCACCGCGGCGCCGGGGATCAGGCGGGTGCTGGTCGTCGCGGCGGATCCGGAAGCGATCGAATCGGTCAAAACACTCAGTGTGGAAATTGTCGCCGAGCGTGGCGCGGGCGGCCTCAACGCGGCTTATCAATATGGCGAATCAGTGCTCCGCCGTGACGATCCCACTGTGATTGTCGGCGCACTCCAGGCCGACCTGCCCGCATTGCGCGCGGTCGACCTCGGCGCGGCGATCGCGGAAGCGGACGGGCGGCGTGCCTTCTCCCCCGACCGCCAAGGCACCGGGACGACGTTCCTGCTCTCGCCGCCGGGCCTGCCGCTCGATCCGCTGTTCGGCGTCGGATCCGCAGGCAGGCACGCGAATTCGGGGGCGCGCACGCTCGCCGCGGCGCTGTCGCTGCGCAGTGACGTGGACACCGCGGACGACCTGCTCGAGGCCAGGCGGCTGGGTGTCGGGGAACACACCAAGGCGATCTTGGATCGCCATTGTTCGTTGTCCTGA
- a CDS encoding RNA degradosome polyphosphate kinase, which produces MGPVSNDDGSTPVTRRKAKPPAAKTATTKRQPTAKPRATRGGAASRPQQFHAVPSAPPAVTPTAGATVETLPDDRYFNRELSWQDFNARVLALAEDESQALLERAKFLAIFASNLDEFYMVRVAGLKRRDETGLSVRSADGLTPREQLAYIAKRNQDLVERQAGAFEQHLRPQLAEQDIRIVGWSDLDGADQLRLSNLFSEQIFPVLTPLAVDPAHPFPYISGLSLNLAVTVRDPEGGTERFARVKVPNNVPRLVRIEQQRENRTATFLPLEELIAAHLGELFTGMEVTEHHVFRVTRNADFEVEEDRDEDLLQALERELAQRRFGPPVRLEVTSDMSEHMLELLLRELEVDPRDVVEVPGLIDLTCLFQLSGVDRKELKDPPFVPATHPAFGERETPKSVFATLREGDVLVHHPYDSFSTSVQRFIEQAAADPKVLAIKQTLYRTSGDSPIVDALIDAAEAGKQVVALVEIKARFDEQANITWARTLERAGVHVVYGLVGLKTHCKVSMVIRQEGSTLRRYCHIGTGNYNPKTARLYEDLGLLTADPTIGADLTDLFNVLTGYSRQDTYRNILTSPHGIRRGIVRSIGEEIELARAGQQAGIRLKCNSLVDEQVIDALYHASQAGVPVDVVVRGICALKPGVEGLSENIRVRSILGRFLEHSRVFHFRAGGTHWIGSADMMHRNLDRRIEALVRVKDPKLTGQLDDMFESALAPSTRCWVLGSTGEWTPFPTDVAQVRDHQTELAKKHGAAG; this is translated from the coding sequence ATGGGCCCCGTGAGCAACGACGACGGATCGACACCGGTGACCCGCCGTAAGGCCAAACCCCCCGCGGCGAAGACCGCCACGACCAAGCGCCAGCCGACGGCGAAACCCCGCGCGACCCGCGGTGGCGCGGCCAGCAGGCCCCAGCAGTTCCACGCGGTCCCGTCGGCTCCCCCCGCGGTGACGCCGACCGCGGGCGCGACCGTGGAGACACTGCCCGATGACCGGTACTTCAACCGGGAACTCTCGTGGCAGGACTTCAACGCGCGCGTGCTGGCGCTGGCCGAGGACGAGTCGCAGGCGCTGCTGGAGCGCGCCAAGTTCCTGGCCATCTTCGCGTCCAATTTGGACGAGTTCTACATGGTGCGGGTCGCCGGGCTGAAACGCCGTGACGAAACCGGCCTCTCGGTGCGCAGCGCGGACGGGCTCACCCCGCGCGAGCAGCTGGCCTACATCGCCAAGCGCAACCAGGACCTGGTGGAGCGGCAGGCGGGCGCCTTCGAGCAGCATCTGCGCCCCCAGCTGGCGGAACAGGACATCCGCATCGTCGGCTGGTCCGATTTGGACGGTGCCGACCAGCTCCGGCTGTCGAACCTGTTCAGTGAGCAGATCTTCCCGGTGCTCACCCCGTTGGCGGTGGACCCGGCGCACCCGTTCCCCTATATCTCCGGCCTGTCGCTCAACCTCGCGGTCACCGTGCGCGATCCCGAGGGCGGCACCGAGCGGTTCGCCCGCGTCAAGGTGCCGAACAACGTGCCGCGCCTGGTCCGCATCGAGCAGCAGCGCGAGAACCGCACGGCCACCTTCCTCCCGCTCGAAGAGCTGATCGCCGCGCACCTCGGCGAGTTGTTCACCGGCATGGAGGTGACGGAGCACCACGTGTTCCGGGTCACCCGCAACGCCGACTTCGAGGTCGAAGAGGATCGCGACGAGGACCTGCTGCAGGCGCTCGAACGTGAGCTGGCGCAGCGCCGGTTCGGCCCGCCGGTCCGGCTGGAAGTCACCTCCGACATGAGCGAGCACATGCTCGAGCTGCTGCTGCGCGAGCTGGAGGTCGACCCGCGCGACGTGGTCGAAGTGCCCGGCCTGATCGACCTGACCTGCCTGTTCCAACTGTCCGGAGTGGACCGTAAGGAACTCAAGGACCCGCCGTTCGTGCCAGCGACGCATCCGGCGTTCGGCGAGCGCGAGACGCCGAAGAGCGTCTTCGCGACGCTGCGCGAGGGCGATGTGCTCGTGCACCACCCATACGACTCCTTCTCCACCAGCGTGCAGCGGTTCATCGAGCAGGCCGCGGCCGACCCCAAGGTCCTCGCGATCAAGCAGACGCTCTACCGCACCTCGGGTGACTCCCCGATCGTCGACGCGCTGATCGACGCCGCCGAGGCGGGCAAGCAGGTCGTGGCGCTGGTCGAGATCAAGGCGCGATTCGACGAGCAGGCCAACATCACCTGGGCGCGCACGCTGGAGCGCGCGGGCGTGCACGTGGTCTACGGCCTCGTCGGGCTGAAGACGCACTGCAAGGTGTCGATGGTCATCCGCCAGGAAGGCTCGACGCTGCGCCGCTACTGCCACATCGGCACCGGCAACTACAACCCGAAGACCGCGCGCCTGTACGAAGACCTGGGCCTGCTGACCGCGGACCCGACGATCGGCGCCGACCTGACCGACCTGTTCAACGTGCTGACCGGGTATTCGCGCCAGGACACCTACCGCAACATCCTCACCTCGCCGCACGGCATCCGCCGCGGCATCGTCCGCAGCATCGGCGAGGAGATCGAGCTCGCCCGCGCCGGGCAGCAGGCCGGAATCCGGCTCAAGTGCAACTCGCTCGTCGACGAGCAGGTGATCGACGCGCTGTACCACGCTTCGCAGGCAGGCGTGCCCGTCGACGTGGTGGTGCGCGGGATCTGCGCGCTGAAGCCGGGTGTCGAGGGGCTCAGCGAGAACATCAGGGTGCGCTCGATCCTCGGCCGGTTCCTCGAGCACTCGCGGGTGTTCCACTTCCGGGCCGGTGGCACGCACTGGATCGGCAGCGCGGACATGATGCACCGCAACCTCGACCGCCGGATCGAAGCGCTGGTGCGGGTGAAGGATCCGAAGCTGACCGGGCAGCTGGACGACATGTTCGAGTCCGCGCTCGCGCCGTCGACCCGCTGCTGGGTGCTCGGCTCCACCGGCGAATGGACCCCGTTCCCGACCGACGTCGCGCAGGTGCGCGACCACCAGACGGAACTCGCGAAGAAGCACGGTGCGGCTGGATGA
- a CDS encoding NUDIX domain-containing protein — translation MTALIRAAGAVLWRDTGGEPALAVVHRPRYDDWSLPKGKLDPGETIADAAVREIAEETGFRAVLGRYLGQISYPVPVKGRPVPKTVDYFAAEAVEGGFEPNEEVDELRWLNLADAEDILTRPADVDILKAFASAQARLTTMLFVRHAKAGKRSEWRGDDDLRPLADAGFRQAEGLRKLAPLFGVDRVLAAPRLRCVQTVQGVAEDLALDIRHEVLLSEEGYWPDPVLGVARLLAIAGDGGTPLVSSQGGVIPDVVSALADSDGVELAAARGGVVPSKKGSLWILSFSAPSGSNGPKLVSADYFPSPLPTPDPSGAGKP, via the coding sequence ATGACCGCCCTGATCAGAGCCGCCGGTGCCGTGCTGTGGCGCGACACCGGCGGTGAGCCGGCGCTCGCGGTCGTGCACCGGCCCCGCTACGACGACTGGTCGCTGCCGAAGGGCAAGCTCGACCCCGGCGAGACGATCGCCGACGCCGCGGTCCGTGAGATCGCCGAGGAGACCGGGTTCCGCGCGGTGCTCGGCCGGTATCTCGGGCAGATCTCCTATCCGGTGCCCGTCAAGGGCAGGCCGGTGCCGAAGACGGTCGACTACTTCGCGGCCGAGGCCGTCGAAGGCGGATTCGAGCCCAACGAAGAGGTCGACGAGCTGCGCTGGCTGAACCTGGCCGACGCGGAGGACATCCTCACCAGGCCTGCCGACGTCGACATCCTCAAGGCGTTCGCTTCGGCTCAAGCCCGGCTCACCACGATGCTGTTCGTGCGGCACGCGAAAGCGGGCAAGCGCAGCGAATGGCGCGGCGACGACGACCTGCGCCCGCTGGCCGACGCCGGGTTCCGGCAGGCCGAAGGACTGCGCAAGCTGGCGCCGCTGTTCGGTGTCGACCGCGTGCTGGCCGCGCCGAGGCTGCGGTGTGTACAGACTGTCCAGGGTGTCGCCGAAGACCTGGCACTCGACATCCGGCACGAGGTGCTGCTCTCGGAAGAGGGCTACTGGCCCGATCCCGTGCTCGGCGTCGCCCGGCTGCTCGCGATCGCGGGCGACGGCGGAACACCGCTGGTGTCGAGCCAGGGCGGGGTGATCCCGGACGTGGTCAGCGCGCTGGCCGACTCCGATGGCGTCGAACTGGCGGCCGCGCGCGGCGGCGTCGTGCCGAGCAAGAAGGGCTCGCTGTGGATCCTGTCGTTCAGCGCGCCTTCGGGCAGCAACGGCCCTAAGCTCGTTTCGGCCGACTATTTCCCCAGTCCGCTGCCGACGCCTGACCCATCCGGGGCCGGAAAACCTTAA
- a CDS encoding BTAD domain-containing putative transcriptional regulator: MRGGASTIDIRLLGPFSVSVGGRSLPLTSSRQRALLGTLALSAGRLVSIDALARAVWGEEPPERIRGSLQTYVMRLRKHLGDEAVVTEQDGYRLDIDPSVVDALRFLRLLDSAAEQGDAGKERVLLGEALQLWAGSPLEGVGSAVLVEDWAPLLTERYLFAVERRIDLDADVAPDSDLAAELTDLVAQHPLRESLWERLVRVLARSGRRAEALARYAKLRELLADELGVEPGARLRRLHGELLSTDAEPVAAPPVAEVPRQLPFDVASFTGRDAELAQLDRFLADRRGRSTAIAVIEGTAGVGKTSLAVHWAHLVRDQFPDGQLFLDLRGHSAATPMTPDAALARILRAVGVAAETIPSTVEERSAMLRSRMAEARMLMLLDNAHDANQVRPLLPGSGNLVVVTSRNQLRGLVAREGAHRLPLRSFDTADATALLAGSVGYERLQAEPDAVAELAELCGRLPLALALAGERASRFSELSIAGIVDELRDQRVRLDTLRDPQDAGTDLRAAFSWSYNALRPAAAKMFRLLGLHPAMDIGLPAAAVLNGSSVREARELLDQLASAHLINQPRTDRYQFHDLLRVYAAELSEQEDDATESEVAMRRLLDWYLCALAEANQLVRPDLVADGVILPVPDGPKMSFSDHAETIDWYLTERPTLVALVSEAAQRGWSASAWKLAWLLRGLFAERHDIDDWIGSAEVAVRSVREAGDLLALQYAANNLGSAYLRAARTEAGLEALEEGRKAAADSGGSVVTAAILSNLAGAYYQRKEYEKAYRYGTEAVAIARERGQKTYVAHALLNISANCIGLERFEEAGEHARGAFEAFDSLSDRYHAALSLGNVGEALAGAGRYDEALETCERALSLLRELDGGGGGADYGTIDILITFGRILVQTGEPAKGTGKWAEALAVCQRLGDPRTEDLLALLASLPPAV; the protein is encoded by the coding sequence GTGAGAGGAGGAGCGAGCACCATCGACATCCGGCTTCTAGGCCCGTTCTCAGTGAGCGTCGGCGGCAGGTCTCTTCCACTCACGAGCAGCAGGCAGCGTGCGCTGCTGGGCACACTGGCACTTTCCGCGGGCCGCCTGGTTTCGATCGACGCGCTCGCGCGGGCGGTCTGGGGTGAGGAACCGCCCGAACGCATTCGCGGCAGCCTGCAGACGTATGTGATGCGGCTGCGCAAGCATCTGGGGGACGAGGCCGTCGTCACCGAGCAGGACGGCTACCGGCTCGACATCGATCCGTCCGTCGTGGACGCGCTGCGCTTCCTGCGGCTGCTGGACTCCGCCGCCGAACAGGGTGACGCCGGCAAGGAACGCGTGCTGCTGGGCGAGGCGCTGCAGCTGTGGGCGGGTAGTCCGTTGGAGGGCGTCGGGTCCGCGGTGCTCGTCGAGGACTGGGCGCCGCTGCTCACTGAGCGGTATCTGTTCGCGGTCGAACGGCGGATCGACCTGGATGCCGATGTGGCACCGGATTCCGACCTGGCAGCCGAGCTGACCGATCTGGTCGCGCAGCATCCGCTGCGGGAGTCGTTGTGGGAACGGCTGGTCCGGGTGCTCGCCCGCTCCGGCCGCCGCGCCGAGGCGCTGGCCCGGTACGCCAAGCTTCGTGAGCTGCTCGCCGACGAGCTGGGTGTGGAGCCCGGCGCCCGGTTGCGGCGCCTGCACGGGGAACTGCTCAGCACGGACGCCGAACCCGTGGCCGCGCCGCCGGTCGCCGAGGTGCCGCGTCAGCTTCCGTTCGACGTCGCGAGTTTCACCGGGCGCGACGCCGAACTCGCCCAGCTCGACCGGTTCCTGGCGGACCGGCGGGGCCGGTCGACCGCGATCGCGGTGATCGAGGGGACCGCCGGGGTCGGCAAGACCTCGCTCGCCGTGCACTGGGCGCACCTGGTGCGCGACCAGTTCCCGGACGGGCAGCTGTTCCTCGACCTGCGCGGGCATTCCGCGGCGACCCCGATGACGCCGGACGCCGCGCTCGCCAGGATCCTGCGCGCGGTCGGGGTGGCCGCCGAGACCATTCCCTCCACAGTGGAGGAACGCTCGGCGATGCTGCGCAGCCGGATGGCCGAGGCCAGGATGCTGATGCTGCTGGACAACGCCCACGACGCCAACCAGGTTCGCCCGCTGCTGCCCGGATCCGGCAACCTGGTGGTCGTGACCAGCCGGAACCAGTTGCGGGGCCTGGTCGCGCGTGAGGGCGCGCACCGCCTGCCGCTGCGGTCCTTCGACACCGCGGACGCGACGGCGTTGCTCGCCGGAAGTGTCGGCTACGAGCGGCTGCAGGCGGAGCCGGACGCCGTCGCGGAACTCGCGGAACTGTGCGGCCGCCTGCCGCTCGCGCTCGCGCTGGCCGGCGAACGGGCGTCCCGGTTCTCGGAGCTGTCGATCGCCGGGATCGTCGACGAGCTCAGGGATCAGCGGGTGCGGCTCGACACCCTGCGCGACCCGCAGGACGCGGGCACGGACCTGCGTGCGGCCTTCTCATGGTCCTACAACGCTTTGCGCCCGGCGGCCGCGAAGATGTTCCGGCTCCTGGGACTGCATCCCGCGATGGACATCGGCCTGCCCGCCGCGGCCGTGCTCAACGGCAGTTCCGTGCGCGAGGCGCGCGAGCTGCTCGACCAGCTCGCCTCGGCGCACCTGATCAACCAGCCGCGCACCGATCGGTACCAGTTCCACGACCTGCTCCGGGTCTACGCCGCGGAACTGTCCGAGCAGGAGGACGACGCGACCGAGTCCGAGGTCGCGATGCGGCGGCTGCTCGACTGGTACCTGTGCGCGCTCGCCGAGGCGAACCAGCTGGTGCGCCCCGATCTGGTCGCCGACGGCGTGATCCTGCCGGTGCCGGACGGGCCGAAGATGAGTTTCTCCGACCACGCCGAGACCATCGACTGGTATCTCACGGAACGGCCGACGCTGGTCGCGCTGGTTTCCGAGGCGGCGCAACGCGGCTGGTCGGCGTCGGCGTGGAAGCTCGCCTGGCTGCTGCGCGGGCTTTTCGCCGAGCGCCATGACATCGATGACTGGATCGGCTCCGCGGAGGTGGCGGTCCGCTCGGTCCGCGAGGCGGGTGACCTGCTGGCGTTGCAGTACGCGGCCAACAACCTCGGCTCCGCGTATCTGCGCGCCGCGCGCACCGAAGCCGGGCTGGAAGCGCTGGAGGAGGGCAGGAAAGCGGCGGCGGACAGCGGCGGAAGCGTGGTCACCGCGGCGATCCTGAGCAACCTGGCAGGCGCTTACTACCAGCGCAAGGAATACGAGAAGGCGTATCGGTACGGCACCGAGGCGGTGGCGATCGCGCGCGAGCGCGGGCAGAAGACCTACGTCGCGCACGCGCTGCTCAACATCAGCGCCAACTGCATCGGGCTGGAAAGGTTCGAAGAGGCGGGCGAACACGCTCGCGGCGCTTTCGAGGCCTTCGATTCGCTCAGCGACCGCTATCACGCGGCCCTTTCGCTCGGGAATGTCGGCGAAGCGCTGGCGGGCGCGGGCCGATACGACGAAGCCCTTGAGACATGCGAGCGCGCGTTGTCACTCTTGCGGGAACTCGACGGCGGTGGCGGCGGCGCCGACTACGGCACGATCGACATTCTCATCACGTTCGGCCGGATACTGGTCCAGACCGGTGAGCCTGCGAAGGGCACCGGGAAATGGGCCGAGGCGCTGGCGGTGTGCCAGCGCCTCGGCGACCCCCGGACGGAAGATCTTCTGGCGCTGTTGGCCTCGTTGCCACCAGCGGTCTGA
- a CDS encoding HU family DNA-binding protein, which yields MANKAQLIEALSERLGDKKVASEAVDGLVDIIIRTVNKGEKVNITGFGVFEKRARAARTARNPRTGETVRVKKTNVPAFRAGTTFKDVVSGTKKLPKATVVKRATASTTTRAAATTRTTAAKATASRPTATRSTTTRTTRAAAAAPKAATTRTRATATKTAAAKPAAKATAAKAAPKAAAKPAAKATAAKKPAATKAAPKAATTARKAPAKKTTAAAKKK from the coding sequence ATGGCCAACAAGGCCCAGCTGATCGAGGCGCTTTCGGAGCGTCTGGGCGACAAGAAGGTTGCTTCTGAGGCTGTCGACGGTCTTGTCGACATCATCATCCGCACGGTCAACAAGGGCGAGAAGGTGAACATCACCGGCTTCGGTGTGTTCGAGAAGCGCGCCCGCGCTGCCCGTACCGCCCGGAACCCGCGTACCGGTGAGACCGTCCGCGTGAAGAAGACCAACGTGCCCGCCTTCCGCGCCGGCACGACCTTCAAGGACGTGGTGAGCGGCACCAAGAAGCTGCCGAAGGCCACCGTCGTCAAGCGCGCCACCGCGTCCACCACGACGCGCGCCGCCGCCACCACGCGGACCACCGCTGCCAAGGCGACCGCCAGCCGCCCGACCGCGACCCGCAGCACCACCACCCGCACCACCCGCGCCGCCGCGGCCGCCCCCAAGGCTGCCACCACGCGCACTCGCGCCACCGCCACGAAGACGGCTGCCGCGAAGCCCGCCGCCAAGGCCACCGCCGCCAAGGCCGCGCCGAAGGCCGCCGCGAAGCCGGCCGCCAAGGCCACCGCCGCGAAGAAGCCGGCCGCCACCAAGGCCGCTCCGAAGGCGGCGACCACGGCCCGCAAGGCCCCGGCGAAGAAGACCACCGCCGCGGCCAAGAAGAAGTAA
- the leuD gene encoding 3-isopropylmalate dehydratase small subunit, with product MEPFTTHTGVGVPLRRSNVDTDQIIPAVYLKRVSRTGFEDGLFAAWRSDEDFILNHEPFKSGSVLVAGPDFGTGSSREHAVWALMNYGFRVVISSRFADIFRGNSGKQGLLAAEVAQQDVELLWKILENEPGTEVSVDLQAKTVRAKDFTAPFQIDDYTRWRLLEGLDDIALTLRHAAEIDKFEAARPSWKPLTTAIEA from the coding sequence ATGGAACCGTTCACCACCCACACGGGCGTCGGTGTCCCGCTGCGCCGGTCCAACGTGGACACTGACCAGATCATCCCGGCCGTCTACCTCAAGCGGGTCAGCCGCACGGGTTTCGAGGACGGCCTGTTCGCCGCTTGGCGCTCTGACGAGGACTTCATCCTCAACCACGAGCCGTTCAAGAGCGGCAGCGTGCTGGTCGCCGGACCGGACTTCGGCACCGGATCCTCGCGGGAGCACGCCGTCTGGGCGCTCATGAACTACGGCTTCCGGGTCGTGATCTCCTCACGGTTCGCCGACATCTTCCGTGGGAACTCGGGCAAGCAGGGCCTGCTGGCCGCCGAAGTGGCGCAGCAGGACGTCGAACTCCTGTGGAAGATCCTCGAGAACGAGCCCGGCACGGAGGTCTCGGTGGACCTCCAGGCGAAGACCGTGCGGGCCAAGGACTTCACCGCGCCCTTCCAGATCGACGACTACACCCGCTGGCGGCTCCTCGAAGGGCTCGACGACATCGCCCTGACGCTCCGACACGCCGCGGAGATCGACAAGTTCGAGGCCGCTCGGCCCTCCTGGAAGCCTCTGACCACGGCAATCGAGGCCTGA